From one Plectropomus leopardus isolate mb chromosome 8, YSFRI_Pleo_2.0, whole genome shotgun sequence genomic stretch:
- the LOC121946471 gene encoding probable G-protein coupled receptor 173: MANQSFAIDGPGSLLAVLASQSGMARGGSSSSSSSDGSSNSGGISATDVSAYFKLVFLGLIICVSLVGNLLVSLLVLRDRTLHKAPYFFLLDLCLADAVRSAACFPFVLVSVHNSSAWTYSALSCKVVAFMAVLFCFHAAFMLFCVAVTRYLAIAHHRFYAKRMTIWTCAAIICMVWTLAVAMAFPPVFDVGTYKFIRDEDQCIFEHRYLKTNDTLGFMLMLAVVVLATHGFYAKLLLFEYRHRKMKPVQLVPAISQNWTFHGPGATGQAAANWIAGFGRGPMPPTLLGIRQNLHNQHRRLLGMEEVRSERRLGRMFYTITLLFLVLWAPYIVACFWRVFVKSCIIPHRYLSITVWMSFAQAGVNPIFCLLLNEDLRKVLRAHLPTYWRTKQHLPQDEAYCIM, translated from the coding sequence ATGGCTAACCAGAGCTTTGCCATCGACGGCCCCGGCAGTTTGCTGGCTGTGCTGGCTTCGCAGAGCGGAATGGCGAgaggcggcagcagcagcagcagcagcagtgacggCAGCAGCAACAGTGGAGGAATCTCTGCCACAGATGTGTCCGCCTACTTTAAGCTGGTCTTCTTGGGTTTGATCATCTGTGTCAGCCTCGTGGGCAACCTCTTGGTCTCCCTGCTGGTCCTAAGAGACAGGACACTTCACAAGGCCCCCTACTTCTTTCTCCTGGACCTGTGCCTGGCTGATGCAGTCCGCTCCGCCGCCTGCTTCCCCTTCGTGCTAGTTTCCGTCCACAACAGCTCGGCCTGGACTTACAGCGCCTTGAGTTGTAAAGTTGTGGCGTTCATGGCcgtgctgttttgttttcatgctgcCTTCATGCTGTTTTGCGTGGCCGTCACCCGCTACCTTGCCATCGCCCACCACCGATTCTACGCCAAGCGCATGACCATCTGGACCTGCGCCGCCATCATCTGCATGGTGTGGACTTTGGCTGTTGCAATGGCGTTCCCGCCCGTCTTCGATGTGGGGACGTACAAGTTCATCCGTGATGAGGATCAGTGCATTTTTGAACACCGCTACCTGAAGACCAACGACACCCTGGGCTTCATGCTCATGCTCGCCGTGGTGGTCCTCGCCACCCACGGGTTCTACGCCAAGCTGCTGCTGTTCGAGTACAGGCACCGCAAGATGAAACCCGTCCAGCTGGTGCCAGCCATCAGCCAGAACTGGACCTTCCACGGTCCCGGGGCCACAGGTCAAGCCGCAGCCAACTGGATCGCGGGGTTCGGTCGGGGCCCCATGCCACCCACTCTGTTGGGCATCAGGCAAAATTTACACAATCAACACCGGCGGCTGCTCgggatggaggaggtgaggtcGGAGAGGAGGCTGGGCAGGATGTTCTACACCATCACCCTGCTCTTCCTGGTGCTCTGGGCTCCGTACATCGTGGCGTGCTTCTGGAGGGTGTTCGTCAAGTCCTGCATCATCCCTCACCGGTACCTCTCCATTACGGTGTGGATGAGCTTTGCCCAAGCCGGAGTCAACCCAATCTTCTGTCTCCTGCTTAACGAGGACCTGAGAAAAGTGCTGAGAGCTCACCTGCCCACCTACTGGAGGACTAAACAACACCTGCCGCAGGACGAGGCCTACTGCATCATGTGA